One segment of Trachemys scripta elegans isolate TJP31775 chromosome 1, CAS_Tse_1.0, whole genome shotgun sequence DNA contains the following:
- the GPR82 gene encoding probable G-protein coupled receptor 82: MGLMKNSTCLLQPSSASTVALPIIYSFLFTTGSFGNILSGWIFSKHISTKRTQNIYLINLGIANLFVCITMPFLAAYFADGYQWENDSMLCKIVHYFGTLVIHTSMYVSITILCWTALSQYSTLIKNNDHTQYSPTVNENYFYKCLLEKFRQPKFAKYLCISIWIIVLGVTVPVIVYDLYVQPDHGQVNRCYHWKAENGELTSKITVLIATAWFFLFFITVLFSYYSLVNHLSKMQKNTCIGKKHLIYSTVKRNIFVILLILTVCFLPYHIFRPVFYALLASEDCQMMNYLVEAKNFLTCLAAAKSSLDPVVNLLLDKTFKKSLYNLFRKSSSQDHKHTADIEETTQI; the protein is encoded by the coding sequence ATGGGATTAATGAAAAATTCAACATGTCTTCTTCAACCATCATCGGCTTCTACAGTTGCTCTGCCAATCATCTATTCTTTCCTATTTACTACAGGCAGTTTTGGAAACATTCTCTCTGGGTGGATATTTTCAAAGCACAtatctacaaaaagaacacaGAACATCTACCTGATAAATCTCGGTATTGCAAATTTATTTGTATGCATAACAATGCCTTTTCTCGCTGCCTACTTTGCAGATGGCTATCAGTGGGAGAATGATTCCATGCTATGTAAAATAGTACACTACTTTGGAACTCTGGTTATACACACTAGTATGTATGTCAGCATTACAATTTTATGTTGGACTGCTTTAAGTCAATATTCAACATTGATAAAAAATAATGACCACACGCAATATTCTCCAACAGTTAACGAAAACTACTTCTATAAATGCCTACTGGAAAAGTTTCGTCAGCCAAAATTTGCTAAATACTTGTGCATCAGTATATGGATCATTGTACTGGGCGTAACTGTACCAGTGATAGTGTATGATTTGTATGTACAGCCTGATCACGGACAAGTTAACAGATGCTACCACTGGAAGGCAGAAAATGGAGAACTCACTTCAAAGATCACAGTTCTTATTGCTACTgcatggttttttttattttttataacagTATTATTCTCATACTATTCCCTTGTCAATCACCTGAGTAAAATGCAGAAAAATACTTGCATTGGAAAGAAACATCTAATTTACAGTACagtcaaaagaaacatttttgtcaTCCTACTTATATTAACTGTCTGCTTTCTTCCATATCATATTTTCAGGCCAGTTTTTTACGCGCTGCTTGCTAGTGAAGACTGCCAGATGATGAACTATTTAGTGGAAGCAAAAAACTTTCTTACTTGTCTTGCAGCTGCCAAAAGTAGTTTAGATCCTGTTGTAAATCTTTTATTAGATAAAACATTTAAGAAGAGTCTGTACAATCTCTTTAGAAAATCCTCATCACAAGATCACAAGCATACAGCTGATATTGAAGAGACTACACAAATATGA